In Streptococcus parasuis, the following proteins share a genomic window:
- a CDS encoding DUF1398 domain-containing protein, with amino-acid sequence MWFFLSADRVFLVFHLKLEDSYYKERRPMFTLENINRGHEQFTGPDFPKLIAYFKDLGMVENTVDIQSGQVTYRSQTGQTLEKRGYQVTIPVSDQANLDQFVTILRNHQAGQTDFPTFCQVTAEAGIYKWVIDLKAMTCSYLDKAEQAVFVEAVPSVEN; translated from the coding sequence ATGTGGTTCTTTTTGTCTGCCGACCGAGTATTTCTTGTTTTTCATCTCAAGTTGGAAGACAGCTACTATAAAGAAAGGAGACCAATGTTCACCTTAGAAAATATCAATCGAGGTCATGAACAGTTTACTGGGCCTGATTTTCCCAAACTGATTGCCTATTTTAAGGACTTGGGTATGGTGGAAAATACTGTGGATATCCAGTCTGGACAGGTTACCTATCGCTCACAGACAGGGCAGACTCTGGAAAAGCGGGGCTATCAAGTGACGATACCTGTTTCGGACCAAGCTAATCTGGACCAGTTTGTGACTATCTTACGCAATCATCAGGCTGGGCAAACAGATTTCCCTACCTTCTGCCAAGTAACAGCAGAAGCAGGGATTTACAAGTGGGTCATCGACCTAAAAGCCATGACCTGTTCCTATCTGGATAAGGCAGAGCAAGCTGTTTTTGTGGAAGCTGTACCGAGTGTGGAGAACTAG